The following proteins come from a genomic window of Aquimarina sp. MAR_2010_214:
- a CDS encoding HTTM domain-containing protein, translated as MINRWLFTHIDNSSLIIFRVFFGFLIAAEAIGAIFTGWVTRTLVEPKFTFNFIGLDFLQPLPGNGMYYYFAVMGIFGLLVMIGFKYRWSMISYTILWAGVYFMQKASYNNHYYLLLLLCILMCTLPAGNYFSVDVKRNPLLKKIAMPRWCVLVIIAQLWIVYTYASVAKLYPDWLDFTVAKNLMAGKANYPIVGEILQERWAHVFIAYYGILFDLLIVPLLLWKRTRLAAFCFSVFFHIFNSIVFQIGIFPYLSLAFTVFFFSRERIHHLFMKKKEFYNEGEIIIPSYRKFLIPVITLWFIIQILLPIRHWTIPGDVLWTEEGHRMSWRMMLRGRYGTTNFYVVDKNDPKALQKLINKNDYLSKKQLRLVSSKPDAMWQFAQRLKTEYATKEKDIAIYVHSKVSINGKKYQTLIDPKVDLANASWNYFTTNPWILKYEEKE; from the coding sequence ATGATCAATCGTTGGCTATTCACACATATAGATAATAGCTCCCTTATTATTTTTAGAGTGTTTTTTGGATTCCTGATCGCTGCAGAAGCTATTGGAGCCATTTTTACAGGCTGGGTTACTCGCACTCTTGTTGAACCCAAATTCACCTTCAATTTTATTGGTTTAGATTTTTTACAACCCTTACCTGGTAATGGTATGTATTATTATTTTGCTGTAATGGGGATTTTTGGCCTGTTGGTAATGATTGGTTTTAAATATCGATGGAGTATGATTAGCTATACCATATTATGGGCAGGAGTTTATTTTATGCAAAAAGCATCTTATAACAACCATTACTATCTCTTATTACTACTTTGCATACTAATGTGTACGTTACCCGCAGGGAATTATTTCTCGGTAGATGTAAAACGAAATCCATTACTCAAAAAAATTGCGATGCCCAGATGGTGTGTATTGGTCATTATTGCTCAACTATGGATTGTATATACCTATGCATCGGTAGCCAAACTATATCCAGACTGGCTAGATTTTACTGTTGCCAAAAACTTGATGGCTGGTAAAGCAAATTACCCTATTGTAGGAGAAATTCTTCAGGAGCGTTGGGCACATGTTTTTATTGCGTATTACGGTATTTTATTTGATTTATTAATTGTTCCATTGTTACTATGGAAGAGAACTCGACTAGCTGCTTTTTGTTTTAGTGTGTTTTTCCATATTTTTAATTCTATTGTTTTTCAAATAGGGATATTTCCATATTTATCATTGGCTTTTACTGTCTTTTTCTTTTCAAGAGAACGGATACATCATTTGTTTATGAAAAAAAAGGAATTTTATAACGAGGGAGAAATAATTATACCTTCGTATCGTAAATTTCTAATTCCGGTAATTACACTCTGGTTTATTATTCAAATCCTACTTCCCATTCGACACTGGACTATTCCGGGAGATGTATTATGGACAGAAGAAGGTCATCGAATGAGTTGGCGTATGATGCTAAGAGGTAGATATGGTACTACAAATTTTTATGTTGTAGATAAAAATGATCCTAAAGCACTACAGAAATTAATAAACAAAAATGATTACCTCTCTAAAAAACAATTGCGATTAGTCTCTTCAAAACCCGATGCAATGTGGCAATTTGCGCAAAGACTCAAAACAGAATATGCAACCAAAGAAAAAGATATTGCCATCTATGTTCATAGCAAAGTATCAATCAATGGCAAAAAATATCAAACTCTTATCGACCCAAAGGTTGACTTAGCGAATGCTTCATGGAATTATTTTACTACGAATCCATGGATTCTCAAATATGAAGAAAAAGAATAA
- a CDS encoding multiubiquitin domain-containing protein, with protein MSIQKTDLRKCFCSGVKPAIAYEYIFDINEGRYSSKEQVITGNTLHELAGTDPNTHFIRMVTNKGKTLVGPDIKIDLTECGIERFIIRPYKQETIDLENCFCEGVKPIITYKYLIKINGKKYIIEKEKITGREILELVDKDPKNYRLRMFTKNGKVIVKPDDVIDVTECGVERFVCEPLDCTEGFIQKTDFDIPADDSEFLNSLSNKVDILKEGNVCWIMLRDYALPEGYNVNTADVAIMIPPHYPRTALDMVYFTPPLHRKDGKQIGQLVNQSIEGKNYQRWSRHRTQYNPWHPEIDNFESHLDLMMHCLIAEFNKR; from the coding sequence ATGTCCATACAAAAGACAGATTTAAGAAAATGCTTTTGCAGTGGGGTAAAACCAGCGATCGCATACGAATATATATTCGACATAAATGAGGGAAGATATTCCTCTAAAGAGCAAGTAATAACAGGTAATACCTTACATGAACTAGCTGGTACAGATCCTAATACACATTTTATTAGGATGGTCACCAATAAAGGAAAAACACTTGTGGGACCTGATATCAAAATCGATCTAACAGAGTGCGGTATCGAAAGGTTTATCATACGTCCTTACAAACAAGAAACTATTGATTTAGAAAATTGTTTTTGTGAAGGAGTAAAACCGATAATAACATACAAATATCTTATCAAAATTAATGGTAAAAAATATATCATTGAAAAAGAAAAGATTACTGGTCGTGAAATATTGGAATTGGTAGATAAAGATCCTAAGAATTATAGGCTTAGGATGTTCACTAAAAACGGTAAAGTAATAGTTAAGCCAGATGATGTCATCGATGTTACCGAATGTGGAGTTGAAAGGTTTGTTTGCGAACCTCTGGATTGCACAGAAGGATTTATTCAGAAAACGGATTTTGATATACCTGCAGATGATAGTGAGTTCTTGAACTCACTATCAAATAAAGTTGATATATTAAAAGAAGGGAATGTTTGCTGGATCATGCTTAGGGATTATGCTTTGCCAGAGGGATATAATGTAAATACAGCCGATGTGGCGATTATGATTCCTCCTCATTATCCCAGAACCGCCTTAGATATGGTTTACTTTACCCCTCCTTTGCATAGGAAAGATGGTAAACAGATTGGGCAATTGGTAAATCAGTCAATAGAAGGTAAAAATTATCAGCGTTGGTCGAGGCACAGGACACAATATAATCCTTGGCATCCCGAAATTGATAATTTCGAATCTCATTTAGATCTGATGATGCATTGTTTGATAGCTGAATTTAATAAACGTTAA
- a CDS encoding ImmA/IrrE family metallo-endopeptidase, with translation MTKTTSDFKSPGQALRHFLALNGWTQEDLAHILSVSLKHTNELIKDKKSISIDIARLLEKVFEWNAYDWVMLDTNFQLSKKVEQKKEQFVERKAEVYKYLPINELIKKGWLKPYKDSKELDKQLQSFWGLSDNNEIDLSFLLNSKSVQLEYRTSESYKGQFKEFNALIWHQKALTHSKKIKAEVFNKKKLEVLMSELHQYTIQTNGVSKFLNELTKSGVKFCFLSHLSKTYLDGAAFLSEINPVIALTGRYDRVDNFWFTIAHEISHVYAHLTNKKAKDTIFIDDTSSAINEISKKEEEANDMAEKMLLKDEIFEYFNNDFGYITDDKVREFSRTHKLHPSIVVGILAFNKKVSYSTLHRFKESIRDKIPNKYRAE, from the coding sequence ATGACAAAGACAACTTCTGATTTTAAAAGTCCTGGACAAGCACTCAGGCATTTTTTAGCTCTAAATGGATGGACTCAAGAAGATTTAGCGCACATCCTCTCTGTTTCTTTGAAACACACCAATGAATTAATAAAAGACAAAAAATCAATATCAATTGATATAGCCAGACTTCTTGAAAAAGTTTTTGAATGGAATGCTTATGATTGGGTAATGTTAGACACAAACTTTCAACTCTCTAAAAAGGTTGAACAAAAAAAAGAACAGTTTGTTGAGCGTAAAGCTGAAGTTTATAAATATTTACCAATTAATGAATTAATCAAAAAAGGCTGGTTAAAACCCTACAAAGACTCGAAAGAACTAGACAAACAGCTTCAATCATTCTGGGGTTTATCCGACAATAATGAGATTGACCTTTCATTTCTTCTAAATTCGAAATCTGTACAACTTGAATATAGAACATCTGAATCATACAAAGGTCAGTTCAAAGAATTTAATGCGCTAATTTGGCACCAAAAAGCACTTACTCATTCTAAAAAAATCAAGGCAGAAGTATTTAATAAAAAAAAGCTAGAAGTATTAATGTCTGAATTACATCAATATACGATTCAAACAAATGGTGTTAGTAAATTCTTGAATGAACTGACTAAATCTGGGGTTAAGTTTTGCTTTTTATCTCACTTATCCAAAACATATCTTGATGGTGCAGCATTTTTATCCGAAATAAATCCTGTTATAGCACTAACAGGAAGATACGATAGAGTAGATAATTTTTGGTTCACAATTGCACATGAAATCAGCCATGTTTATGCTCATTTGACTAATAAAAAAGCTAAAGACACTATCTTTATAGATGACACATCTAGTGCCATAAATGAAATTTCTAAAAAAGAGGAGGAAGCAAATGATATGGCAGAGAAAATGTTACTTAAAGATGAGATTTTTGAATACTTCAATAATGACTTCGGTTATATTACCGATGACAAAGTAAGAGAGTTTTCAAGAACACATAAATTACATCCATCAATTGTAGTTGGTATATTAGCCTTCAATAAAAAAGTATCATATTCTACTTTACACAGGTTTAAAGAATCTATAAGAGATAAAATTCCTAATAAGTATAGGGCAGAGTAA
- a CDS encoding ribose-phosphate pyrophosphokinase → MSTAVTEAKFFTCSQSTELAEKIAAAYGAKLGRVITSTYSDGEFQPSFEESVRGSRVFIIGSTHPNSDHLMEMLLMLDAAKRASARHITAVMPYYGWARQDRKDKPRVPIAAKLIAKMLETAGATRIITMDLHADQIQGFFEKPVDHLFASTIFLPYLQSLNLTDLTIASPDMGGSKRAYAYSKALTSDVVICYKQRAKANVISHMELIGDVTGKNVVLVDDMVDTAGTLTKAADLMIERGAKSVRAICTHPILSGNAYERLENSKLEELIVTDSIPLKQESSKIRVVSCANLFADVMNKVHKNESISSNFIM, encoded by the coding sequence ATGTCAACTGCAGTTACAGAAGCAAAATTTTTTACATGTAGTCAAAGTACCGAACTTGCAGAAAAAATAGCTGCTGCCTATGGTGCTAAACTAGGTAGAGTTATTACATCAACCTATAGTGATGGTGAGTTTCAACCTTCTTTTGAAGAATCTGTAAGAGGATCCAGAGTTTTTATTATTGGATCAACACATCCAAATTCTGATCATCTTATGGAAATGTTATTAATGCTTGATGCTGCCAAAAGAGCTTCTGCAAGACATATTACTGCAGTAATGCCTTATTATGGATGGGCTCGTCAAGACAGAAAAGATAAACCAAGGGTTCCGATTGCTGCAAAATTAATTGCAAAAATGCTTGAAACTGCAGGAGCGACAAGAATCATTACAATGGATCTGCATGCAGATCAAATTCAGGGGTTCTTTGAAAAGCCAGTAGATCATTTATTTGCTTCTACTATTTTCTTGCCTTATCTACAATCGTTAAATCTGACCGACCTTACGATCGCTTCACCAGATATGGGAGGATCAAAAAGAGCCTATGCCTATTCTAAAGCATTAACTAGTGATGTAGTAATATGCTATAAACAAAGAGCAAAAGCCAATGTAATTTCACATATGGAACTCATTGGAGATGTTACCGGAAAAAATGTAGTATTAGTTGATGATATGGTTGACACTGCCGGCACATTAACCAAAGCAGCAGATCTTATGATCGAAAGAGGAGCAAAAAGTGTTAGAGCTATTTGTACACATCCTATTCTTTCGGGTAATGCTTATGAGCGATTAGAAAACTCAAAATTAGAAGAATTAATTGTAACCGATTCTATTCCTCTAAAACAAGAAAGTAGTAAAATCAGAGTTGTAAGCTGTGCAAATTTATTTGCAGATGTTATGAACAAAGTTCATAAAAACGAGTCGATCAGCTCTAACTTTATAATGTAA
- the pth gene encoding aminoacyl-tRNA hydrolase: protein MKKFLVAGLGNIGPKYHNTRHNIGFKILDALAKEEDLTFETKKLGDLTMYKHKGRTIILLKPNTYMNLSGKAVRYWLEKEKIPLENLLVVTDDINLSFGTIRLKSKGSAGGHNGLKDIEVQLQTSKYCRFRFGVGDEFGKGRQVDYVLGEWNPEEESAIPERLEKGIALIKSFATAGTSNTMNSFNGK from the coding sequence ATGAAAAAATTTCTTGTTGCCGGTCTTGGTAATATTGGTCCTAAATATCACAATACCCGCCATAATATTGGTTTTAAAATACTAGATGCCTTGGCCAAAGAAGAAGATCTAACTTTCGAAACCAAAAAACTAGGCGACCTTACTATGTACAAACACAAAGGAAGAACCATTATACTTCTCAAACCCAACACCTATATGAACCTTAGCGGAAAAGCAGTTCGATATTGGTTAGAGAAAGAAAAAATACCTTTAGAAAACCTTTTGGTTGTTACCGATGATATCAATCTTTCTTTTGGTACTATCCGACTCAAATCAAAAGGTAGTGCTGGGGGTCATAATGGACTTAAAGATATCGAAGTTCAATTACAAACTTCTAAATATTGTAGATTTAGATTTGGAGTTGGTGATGAATTTGGCAAAGGCAGGCAAGTAGATTATGTACTTGGAGAGTGGAATCCCGAAGAAGAGTCTGCTATACCAGAACGATTAGAAAAAGGAATCGCTTTGATTAAATCTTTTGCTACCGCAGGAACATCAAATACAATGAATAGCTTTAACGGAAAATAA
- the serS gene encoding serine--tRNA ligase has protein sequence MLVVQNIIANKGAYIEALAKRNFDAASVIEEVISLDENRRATQAKLDNTLADSNKFSKEIGMLFKNGEQQKANLLKEKTAQLKESSKELSTELTNIQEKLIQLLYTIPNIPHDSVPNGQSDEDNEEIFREGDIPVLEEGALPHWELAKKYDIIDFELGVKITGAGFPVYKGKGARLQRALISYFLDKNTEAGYKEYQVPHLVNEASGYGTGQLPDKEGQMYHATGDDLYLIPTAEVPVTNMFRDELLQESDLPICCTAYTPCFRREAGSYGAHVRGLNRLHQFDKVEIVRVETPENSYKALDGMVDHIKSILNDLQLPYRILRLCGGDIGFTSALTFDFEVFSTAQDRWLEISSVSNFESYQANRLKLRFKDANGKNQLAHTLNGSSLALPRVLAGILENYQTPKGIKIPEVLVPYCGFEYID, from the coding sequence ATGTTAGTAGTACAAAACATCATAGCAAACAAAGGTGCTTATATAGAAGCTTTGGCAAAACGAAATTTTGATGCCGCTTCTGTTATAGAAGAAGTTATTAGTCTAGACGAGAATCGCCGTGCTACACAGGCCAAATTAGATAATACTCTGGCTGACTCAAACAAATTCTCTAAAGAAATAGGGATGTTGTTCAAAAATGGAGAGCAGCAAAAAGCAAACCTTCTGAAGGAGAAAACTGCACAACTAAAAGAAAGTTCTAAAGAGTTATCGACAGAGCTTACCAATATCCAAGAAAAATTAATACAGTTACTATATACCATTCCTAATATTCCTCATGATTCTGTACCAAATGGTCAAAGTGATGAAGACAACGAAGAGATTTTTCGCGAAGGGGATATTCCTGTATTAGAAGAAGGTGCATTACCACATTGGGAGCTTGCCAAAAAATATGACATTATTGATTTTGAATTGGGTGTAAAAATAACCGGAGCAGGTTTTCCCGTGTATAAAGGTAAAGGTGCACGATTACAACGTGCTTTGATTAGTTATTTTTTGGATAAAAACACTGAAGCAGGATATAAAGAATATCAGGTCCCTCATCTGGTTAATGAAGCATCAGGATATGGTACTGGACAATTACCCGATAAAGAAGGGCAAATGTATCATGCAACCGGAGATGACTTATACCTTATCCCTACTGCAGAGGTTCCTGTGACCAATATGTTTAGAGACGAATTGTTACAAGAAAGTGATCTTCCTATTTGTTGTACAGCATATACGCCATGTTTTAGGCGCGAAGCAGGTTCTTATGGCGCACATGTGCGTGGATTGAATCGATTGCATCAATTTGATAAAGTAGAAATTGTGCGTGTAGAAACTCCTGAAAATTCATACAAGGCTCTTGATGGGATGGTAGATCATATAAAAAGCATCCTTAACGATTTACAATTACCATATCGTATCCTACGTCTTTGTGGAGGGGATATCGGATTTACTTCTGCACTAACATTTGATTTTGAAGTTTTCTCTACAGCACAGGACCGCTGGTTAGAGATTAGTTCTGTATCTAACTTCGAATCTTATCAAGCTAATCGCTTAAAATTAAGGTTTAAAGATGCAAACGGAAAAAACCAATTAGCACATACGCTTAATGGAAGTTCTTTGGCATTACCTAGAGTACTTGCAGGTATATTAGAAAATTACCAGACCCCAAAAGGTATCAAAATCCCTGAAGTATTAGTTCCTTACTGTGGATTTGAATATATAGATTAA
- a CDS encoding bifunctional riboflavin kinase/FAD synthetase: MKRYTNAKTYDSQTHSVVTIGTFDGVHIGHKKIIERLIENAKKNNLESVILTFFPHPRMVLQQDSDIKLINTIDERIQILEKTGLDNLVIHPFTKEFSRLNAGEYVQQMLIDCLKSKHIIIGYDHRFGRNRNSNITDLASYGVQYDFTVEEISKQDLDDVAVSSTKIRKALFEGNITKANAYLGYYFMLTGKVVKGKKLGRKLNYPTANLHIEEDYKLIPKNGVYIVKSFIDSKTYFGMMNIGTNPTVNGTHQTIETHFFDTSFNLYGKKIQIEMIKRIRDEKKFDSLEQLQDAMQQDEEFSRDFINSLV; encoded by the coding sequence ATGAAACGTTATACAAATGCAAAGACATACGATAGCCAAACACATTCTGTAGTTACCATAGGTACTTTTGATGGTGTACATATTGGTCACAAAAAAATAATAGAACGCCTGATTGAAAATGCTAAAAAAAATAACCTAGAGTCGGTTATTCTTACGTTTTTTCCACATCCCAGAATGGTATTACAACAGGATTCTGATATTAAACTGATCAACACTATTGATGAGCGTATCCAAATATTAGAAAAGACCGGGCTTGACAATCTGGTTATTCATCCGTTTACCAAGGAATTCTCTCGTCTAAACGCAGGAGAATATGTACAACAAATGCTTATTGATTGCCTTAAATCAAAACATATTATTATAGGATATGATCATCGATTTGGACGTAATCGTAATTCTAATATCACAGATCTTGCTTCTTATGGTGTACAGTATGATTTTACAGTAGAAGAAATTTCTAAACAAGATCTTGATGATGTTGCCGTAAGTTCTACCAAAATCAGAAAAGCACTATTTGAAGGCAATATTACTAAAGCAAATGCATACCTTGGGTATTACTTTATGTTAACCGGTAAAGTAGTAAAAGGAAAAAAACTCGGACGTAAACTTAACTATCCGACGGCTAATCTACATATTGAAGAAGATTACAAACTAATTCCAAAAAATGGAGTTTATATTGTAAAATCATTTATTGATAGCAAAACCTATTTTGGGATGATGAATATCGGCACAAATCCTACGGTAAATGGTACCCACCAAACGATAGAAACTCATTTCTTTGACACTTCTTTTAATTTATATGGTAAAAAGATTCAAATAGAAATGATAAAACGAATCAGAGACGAGAAAAAATTTGATTCCCTAGAACAGTTGCAAGATGCCATGCAACAAGATGAGGAATTTTCTCGTGATTTTATAAACTCTTTAGTATGA
- a CDS encoding 50S ribosomal protein L25/general stress protein Ctc encodes MKSLTINASQRESVGKKATKALRNAGQVPCVIYGGDTIVHFAAPEIAFKNLVYTPDVHTVVIALDNGTKVNAILQDIQFHPVTDKILHIDFIEIFDDKPITMEIPFRTIGNSRGVLNGGVLRFNLRRIKVKGLATNLPDLIEGDITNLKIGNKLTITDIASDDYTILHPDNTVICMIKTSRTAVEDEEEEETEGAAEGATEGAEAPAAEA; translated from the coding sequence ATGAAATCATTAACAATCAACGCATCTCAAAGAGAAAGCGTAGGCAAGAAAGCAACAAAAGCCTTACGTAATGCTGGACAGGTACCTTGTGTTATTTACGGTGGAGACACTATTGTACACTTTGCAGCACCAGAAATTGCTTTCAAAAACTTAGTGTATACTCCAGACGTTCATACCGTGGTAATAGCGTTGGATAATGGTACAAAAGTAAATGCTATTCTACAGGATATCCAATTTCACCCTGTAACCGATAAAATTTTACATATCGATTTTATTGAAATCTTCGATGATAAACCTATTACTATGGAGATTCCTTTCAGAACTATAGGAAATTCTCGTGGGGTTCTTAATGGAGGTGTGCTACGTTTTAACTTAAGACGTATCAAAGTAAAAGGTCTTGCAACTAATCTTCCAGACCTTATCGAAGGAGATATCACCAACCTAAAAATCGGAAATAAGTTAACCATTACCGATATAGCAAGTGATGATTATACTATCCTACATCCAGATAATACTGTTATCTGTATGATTAAGACATCTCGTACAGCGGTTGAAGACGAAGAAGAAGAAGAAACTGAAGGTGCAGCCGAGGGTGCAACCGAAGGTGCAGAAGCTCCTGCAGCAGAAGCATAA
- a CDS encoding histidine kinase → MYQYLVRGIFGIFILSSISLYSQENRELITFTSFGITPNTVDPELYQELKNSKNITTTLQLIEEISQIHKQSGNTDSIIYYGDLLKTEALAESISNQPLYLSKANYIIGWGKLKNGLYDEAMKHFLEGISNSPVSEMPIMHYKHQLGLGLVYLEQKKHDIAFPIFEACILESKNKETITLAKKFLGDIYFDRQNTEKASSYYLDVLENIPTQTPNKIRMETQINLGRIELFHDRTIKAMEYLVPVKEEAQENHFYDLYIDAVYHIGRVYYKLEQYDSAEMVLTSAYTNAVRWNRLELQRKVINMLKGLYASRGNYKNAYALMTQYVDVSNKIITKQNKKIVKELEIKYQTLQKEKEILSLKEEQLLKESELNRQRTIKKAFLIGFLAVLLPVVGLLFMYFQKLKTQIALNKSQEEVNTQKVYGLMKDQELNLIKATMEGQDKERQRLARELHDSVGGNLASIKLQLSNSDKTNDQEASIIKQVDETYNQVRDFSHNLIPKKFQKNPITSLIKEYINNVINGSGQQISFHPYPKNQVNQISPTLTEELFKIIQELLTNCLKHAKAKNIDIYLNHHDDSIQLLFEDDGVGFESGKAVDGIGFKNIKTRLNTLSGNMFIDSVIQRGTVINIEVPVA, encoded by the coding sequence ATGTATCAATATTTAGTAAGAGGGATCTTTGGCATATTCATATTGTCTTCGATTTCTTTATATAGTCAGGAAAATAGGGAACTTATTACTTTTACCTCTTTTGGTATCACCCCTAATACCGTGGATCCCGAACTGTATCAAGAACTTAAGAATAGCAAAAACATCACCACAACATTACAGTTAATTGAAGAAATATCTCAAATCCACAAACAATCTGGGAATACAGATTCTATTATTTATTATGGGGATCTTTTAAAAACAGAAGCATTAGCAGAAAGTATATCTAACCAACCATTATATCTCTCTAAAGCCAACTACATTATTGGCTGGGGGAAGCTAAAAAACGGACTCTATGATGAAGCAATGAAACATTTTCTTGAGGGTATTTCTAACTCTCCTGTTTCAGAAATGCCAATAATGCACTACAAGCATCAACTCGGGCTAGGTCTTGTATATCTCGAACAAAAAAAACATGATATTGCTTTTCCTATTTTTGAAGCTTGTATCCTAGAATCTAAGAATAAGGAAACGATAACACTTGCCAAAAAATTCTTAGGTGATATTTACTTTGATCGACAAAATACCGAAAAGGCTTCATCGTATTACTTAGATGTTCTTGAAAATATTCCTACCCAAACTCCCAACAAAATTCGCATGGAAACACAAATAAATTTGGGTAGAATAGAACTTTTTCATGATCGAACTATTAAAGCAATGGAGTATTTGGTTCCTGTAAAAGAAGAAGCACAAGAAAACCATTTTTATGATCTATATATAGATGCTGTATACCATATCGGTCGGGTTTATTATAAACTAGAACAATACGACTCTGCAGAAATGGTACTAACCTCTGCTTATACAAATGCAGTACGATGGAACAGGCTAGAATTGCAAAGAAAAGTTATCAATATGCTAAAGGGTCTGTATGCAAGTCGCGGAAATTATAAAAACGCATATGCATTAATGACCCAATATGTAGATGTTTCTAATAAAATTATCACAAAGCAAAACAAAAAAATTGTAAAAGAATTAGAAATTAAATATCAGACACTTCAAAAAGAAAAAGAGATATTATCGCTTAAAGAGGAACAATTATTAAAAGAAAGTGAACTTAATAGACAACGCACTATCAAAAAAGCGTTTTTGATTGGTTTTCTTGCTGTACTATTACCAGTAGTAGGTTTATTATTTATGTATTTTCAGAAATTAAAGACTCAAATAGCGCTTAACAAATCTCAGGAAGAAGTAAATACTCAAAAAGTATATGGGTTGATGAAAGATCAGGAACTAAACCTCATCAAAGCCACCATGGAAGGACAGGATAAAGAAAGACAACGCCTGGCACGAGAGCTACACGATAGTGTTGGAGGTAATCTGGCAAGTATCAAATTGCAACTTTCTAACTCAGACAAAACCAATGACCAGGAAGCAAGTATTATTAAACAAGTAGATGAAACCTATAATCAGGTAAGAGATTTTTCTCATAACCTTATCCCTAAAAAGTTTCAAAAAAACCCAATTACTTCATTGATAAAAGAATACATCAATAATGTGATCAATGGTAGTGGTCAGCAAATATCATTTCACCCATATCCCAAAAATCAAGTCAATCAAATTAGCCCGACGCTTACTGAAGAATTATTTAAAATTATACAAGAACTATTAACTAACTGTCTTAAACATGCTAAAGCCAAAAATATTGATATCTATCTCAATCATCACGATGATTCGATACAACTACTTTTTGAGGACGATGGAGTAGGTTTTGAAAGTGGAAAAGCGGTTGATGGAATTGGGTTTAAAAATATAAAGACCCGTTTGAATACTCTATCTGGAAATATGTTTATAGACTCTGTAATTCAAAGAGGTACAGTCATTAATATTGAAGTACCTGTTGCATAA